AGTTTAAtagattaaaaaaattaaaaaatatcaaaatattaataaattagagataatgcgaggttatttatactaaaaattagtttaaaaaataaaataaacatataatgcttaaaatattattaatgaatTTAAACTATTTAATAATTTTGAGTATTaattgtaaataaaataaatatatttttcaatattaaaaatcatACATCgatttatataataatattaaaggATATAAATAGATTTTGATATTAAATAAAGAGGCATGTTAATGAAAGccacataaaaaaataaaatactacatATTAGGTAACTTAATAGCAATaatcaaaatttaaaaatatttaatattagaaATAGAAGGGAAAGACGATTTGAACTTGAGATTTAGATTAAAATTATGGTGAAAACGCTCAAACTATGGATAAGactacaaaattaaaattttactagataaaaaactaaaaattggataacaaattaaaactaagaaaatacaaaataaatatctcATGTGGGGTAATATTATGAACGAAAATTAAAGTCTAATTTGTATCCTAAcgttaaaagagaaagaaaatttaattacacgtgatacaaaaaataattataagaaaatttaatatatttaaaatatactaAGAAAAAACTTATCTATTAATATTTTAAACTAAttcaaagttttaaaataaaacgtGATATTATATATTTTGTTTATTGGTAAATTATTAAtgtaaaaaaactaattaaaaattcATAGTAGGGAAGAGGATGtataaagagaaaaatagagatagtgtgagaatatttatactttgaattaattaagtataaggaaattaaataattaaataatactcaaaaatattattgaaagatttaaatgaaaaaagagttccaagtaagaggataaaagtataaaaataaattaacttttaggaataaatttttttatatttatatatgtttATCAAAAGGACAATAAgcaagatatcaagtcaattggTAAGCTAATAAAAGATTACATGGatataacattattaagtaataGATAATGCAATAACTAGAAGCAAAGATTAAAGAAAGAGTTGTTTTGGGTGAAAATGTAGAAGGATAAGACTTATTCGAATTTGCGGTGAAACATAAAGTGgtagtaagaattttgttaaacAATATGCTCAAACAAGACATATCACAAACGTGATATGTTTAGTATTATTTAATATTGACCACAAAATAAATACAAGTACTAAATCAAGGAGTTAGATTGTTAtagatataaaatataaatataaataaaaagaaacatgTTATCTGGAAGTTTTAAATTTTAAGGTAATTCCAATAACTcaattataatttgatatttgtGTTCGCGCATCgcacgggtactaatactagttttcCTTAGTGACACTTAAATTCCCTTAATTTATTTCAGTCTAATCTGATCTTGATTTGTTATCTATCTGAAATTTGAGtattattttaaaattcaaatttcaaaaatgCTAGGCACAAATCATTATTTTTGACACACATTAATAAAACTTCTTTACATAACATTAACTACAAAGAGTATTAGATTCAACTAACCTTCTCTCTTACTTAAATGAGTAATTAACTTTTAATCCCTCCAATTCATCTTAGTTGTCAAGATAACTTGTAAAAGTGATATTTGATTACTATACTCCTATTTACTTTTCACATTTAGGATTTTGTGCtatataattaatattttttacttTCAAAAATAATAAGTATTTTGGATCAGTTATTTTTAATAACTCGACAACTAAAATAAACAAGAAGAAATATATGCCTTGTCAGAATAACTagaattagaaaaaaataatttcttaaaGTGACAAATATTTTGAACTAAGGACCTGTTTGGCCATtaaaaaattttacttttttctaaaatcagtgttgaccataaaaattttaaatttcacTTGAAGTTAAATTTCAGAATTTTTCGGAAATTTGAGAAACTCTGaaaactgtttttcaaaattttcacttcaaattAGTCACAAAATTTTTAATATAGCTTCAAATTGTATTTATATCCAAACACAATTCCGATTATCAAATATCATTTTTACTTTGAACAAAAAATATACCTTTTTCTGAAATTTCATAATTCTTAAGTCCAAACGCCAACTAAAATTTCTAGGTTAAATGATACAGATAAGGATGTATGATTTCATTAGAATCTTCTAATTATAGTCTTAACATTTAATGCGAGAATCCTCCTAAAAAACAACCACTTTGGTCACTCTTTCATCAAACAGAATATTGCAAAAATCAAAATGACACAAGAAATTGATCCTCCACTTTCCACCATGCCagaaaactctccaaaactcccCATAACTGCATCCACTGCAAATTCCAAGAACAAAAAACTCACTCTTATCCCTCTaattttcctcatatattttgaAGTAGCAGGTGGTCCTTATGGTGAAGAACCAGCAGTTCAATCTGCTGGTCCTTTATTTGCAATTCTTGGTTTTTTAATTTTCCCATTTATTTGGAGTGTCCCTGAAGCTTTAATTACTGCTGAATTATCCACAACTTTTCCTGGAAATGGTGGTTTTGTTATATGGGCTGATAAAGCTTTTGGTCCCTTTTGGGGTTCATTAATGGGTACATGGAAATTCTTGAGTGGGGTAATTAACATTGCTTCTTTTCCTGTTCTTTGTATTAGTTATATGGAGAAgctttttccaattttctcatcTGGGGTTCCAAGATTTATGGCAATCTTGGTTTCTACTTTGTTACTTTCTTTTTTAAACTATACTGGTTTGACAATTGTTGGTTATGCAGCAGTTGTACTAGGTGTTGTTTCACTTGCACCTTTTTTACTAATGTCATTGATTGCAATTCCAAAGATTCAGCCTCACAGATGGATAAGTTTAGGTCAAAAGGGTGTGAAAAAAGATTGGAATTTGTTCTTTAATACAttgttttggaacttgaattttTGGGATAATGTTAGTACTTTGGCTGGTGAAGTTGAGACCCCACAAAAGACTTTTCCTTTAGCACTATTTTCAGCAGTGATTTTCACTTGTTTGGGATATATAATTCCACTTTTGGCTGTGACTGGTGCTGTGTCAGTTGATCAAAGTGAGTGGGAAACAGGATTTATGGCTAATGCTGCTGAGATTATTTGTGGTAAATGGTTGAAATTTTGGATTGAAATTGGTGCTGTTTTATCAGCAATTGGACTATTTGAGGCTCAGTTAAGTAGTTCTGCTTTTCAACTTTTGGGTATGGCTGAATTGGCATTTTTGCCTAAATTCTTTGGTTTGAGGTCTAAATGGTTTAATACACCATGGGTAGGGATATTATTGTCAACAGCAATTTCACTTGGTATGTCTTATATGAATTTTACTGATATAATCTCTTCAGCTAATTTCTTGTATAGTTTAGGTATGTTTTTGGAATTTTCATCTTTTATTTGGTTGAGAAGGAAATTTCCTTTGATCAAAAGACCATATAGGGTGCCAATGAAGTTGCCAGGATTGGTGATTATGTGCTTGATTCCATGTGTTTTTTTGGTGTTTATAATGGCTATTGCAACCAAGATTGTGTTTTTGATAAGTGGATTGATGACTGTGGGAGCGATTGGATGGTACTTTTTGATCAAGATTTGTAGGTCCAAGAA
This genomic stretch from Nicotiana sylvestris chromosome 9, ASM39365v2, whole genome shotgun sequence harbors:
- the LOC104249742 gene encoding probable polyamine transporter At3g13620, with translation MTQEIDPPLSTMPENSPKLPITASTANSKNKKLTLIPLIFLIYFEVAGGPYGEEPAVQSAGPLFAILGFLIFPFIWSVPEALITAELSTTFPGNGGFVIWADKAFGPFWGSLMGTWKFLSGVINIASFPVLCISYMEKLFPIFSSGVPRFMAILVSTLLLSFLNYTGLTIVGYAAVVLGVVSLAPFLLMSLIAIPKIQPHRWISLGQKGVKKDWNLFFNTLFWNLNFWDNVSTLAGEVETPQKTFPLALFSAVIFTCLGYIIPLLAVTGAVSVDQSEWETGFMANAAEIICGKWLKFWIEIGAVLSAIGLFEAQLSSSAFQLLGMAELAFLPKFFGLRSKWFNTPWVGILLSTAISLGMSYMNFTDIISSANFLYSLGMFLEFSSFIWLRRKFPLIKRPYRVPMKLPGLVIMCLIPCVFLVFIMAIATKIVFLISGLMTVGAIGWYFLIKICRSKKWLKFNDVDIHVEDPIVG